One stretch of Bacteroidota bacterium DNA includes these proteins:
- the rpmI gene encoding 50S ribosomal protein L35: protein MPKMKSHRGARKTFGLTATGKIKRRKMNRSHILTSKTTKRKRRLRKSGLVSKPDTKKIKMLLL, encoded by the coding sequence ATGCCTAAAATGAAATCGCACAGGGGTGCGCGGAAAACGTTCGGACTAACAGCGACAGGAAAGATCAAACGCCGTAAGATGAACCGTAGCCACATCCTGACCAGCAAAACTACAAAACGAAAGCGCAGACTTCGCAAATCGGGTTTGGTTTCAAAACCGGATACAAAGAAGATCAAAATGTTATTGTTGTAA